In a single window of the Raphanus sativus cultivar WK10039 chromosome 9, ASM80110v3, whole genome shotgun sequence genome:
- the LOC108838804 gene encoding transcription factor HHO1-like has protein sequence MIKSLSNMKNYNEKRVRCCEYIKALEEERRKINVFQRELPLCLELVTQAIETYKKEISGATMENLYGQSECSEQTTGECGGILDLFRPIRHSSTSLEEEEEVDVDDEHESNETSLNCNDKSMKSEWLKSVQLWNQPDSVLSKKLERSQQETDTVVEAIKGNDNGKTSHQPPCYETSNGKSADDKSQASISGRQKKEAEKDSSGGNSGIGQRKHRRCWSHELHRRFLNTLKQLGGPHVATPKQIRELMKVDGLTNDEVKSHLQKYRLHTRRSGQTIPNKRDSQTQHFVVVGGIWVPQASNSTANAAAAGETITGIYGPLPSEWPSQSSFGRTILEERSRCSNKGIIRCSSPAMSSSTRTKTKDAKLS, from the exons ATGATTAAGAGTTTAAGCAATATGAAGAACTACAACGAGAAACGTGTAAGATGTTGTGAGtacatcaaagctcttgaagaAGAACGCCGCAAAATCAATGTCTTCCAACGCGAGCTTCCTCTTTGCTTAGAGCTTGTCACTCAAG CTATCGAGACATATAAAAAGGAGATATCAGGGGCGACAATGGAGAACTTGTACGGACAATCAGAGTGCTCCGAGCAAACTACCGGAGAATGTGGGGGCATCTTGGATCTGTTTAGACCTATCAGACACTCTTCAACCTCcttagaagaggaagaagaggttgatgttgatgatgaacacGAATCTAATGAAACTAGCCTAAATTGCAATGACAAGAGCATGAAATCTGAATGGCTCAAGTCTGTTCAGCTCTGGAACCAACCTGACTCGGTTCTTTCTAAGAAATTG GAACGCTCACAGCAGGAGACAGATACGGTGGTAGAAGCGATCAAGGGAAATGACAACGGAAAAACGTCTCATCAGCCGCCATGTTATGAAACGAGCAACGGAAAAAGTGCCGATGACAAATCTCAGGCGAGTATTAGTGGTCGACAAAAGAAGGAGGCGGAGAAAGACAGCAGCGGTGGCAACAGCGGAATAGGGCAGAGGAAGCATAGGCGGTGTTGGTCACATGAGTTGCACAGACGCTTCTTGAACACTCTTAAACAGCTTGGTGGTCCTCATG TAGCTACGCCGAAACAGATTAGAGAGCTAATGAAGGTTGATGGGTTAACAAATGATGAAGTCAAAAGTCATTTGCAG AAATACAGGCTGCATACAAGACGATCTGGCCAAACAATTCCTAACAAGAGAGACTCTCAAACGCAACATTTTGTTGTCGTCGGTGGAATATGGGTACCTCAAGCTAGCAACTCCACGGCCAATGCTGCCGCAGCGGGTGAGACCATCACCGGGATTTACGGTCCTTTGCCGTCAGAGTGGCCGAGCCAATCAAGTTTTGGTCGGACTATTTTGGAAGAAAGATCACGATGCTCTAACAAAGGAATTATTCGGTGTAGCTCCCCTGCAATGTCTTCGTCTACTCGTACAAAGACTAAAGATGcaaaactatcataa